A single region of the Amphiprion ocellaris isolate individual 3 ecotype Okinawa chromosome 4, ASM2253959v1, whole genome shotgun sequence genome encodes:
- the LOC111583665 gene encoding actin-binding protein WASF3-like: MPLVKRIIEPRYLCRRALPDGVASELECVTNSTLAAVIKQLGGLSRHAEDIFAELFSEANRFYLRMNRLQERVDLLAVKVTQLDSTVEEVSLQDINMRKAFRSSTIQDQQVVSRSSILNPVLEMYHCCDKPPPLNILTPYRDDTKDGLKFYTDPSYFFSLWREKMLQATENKRKEKRRQKEQKNVEESSGREVKKVRKARNRRQEWNLMAYDKELRPDARVTPLPYHTSDDSMSPDRSGKSDDPSLPASSPRHDGKGHVAVATSGTGQTQSLDRALRPTSACSAVTAATARQHSLGRNQPHHHHHAPPTGSANQNGARTNTAKDANDHHIPPAPPSPPPLMTSSGQMALTNSSAHSTAMATPLHAAGNQGNDSRLVDGNEASRCSCCFLFPAGGPALCHPYSPSPPPPPPANYVHSPSRPGGQAPPSAAVPPVPLATDSRKPVSEPNVPMNDARSDLLAAIRRGIQLRKVQEQREQEEAKKREPAGNDVATILSRRIAVEYSESEEESEPEDQEWSD; the protein is encoded by the exons ATGCCGCTGGTGAAACGCATCATTGAGCCCAGGTACCTGTGCCGCAGAGCTCTGCCTGATGGGGTCGCCAGCGAGCTGGAGTGTGTCACCAACAGCACCCTGGCAGCCGTCATCAAACAGCTGGGAGGACTGA gtcgCCATGCGGAGGACATCTTCGCTGAGTTGTTCTCCGAGGCCAACAGGTTCTATCTGAGGATGAATCGTCTCCAGGAGAGAGTCGACCTGCTGGCGGTGAAGGTGACGCAGCTGGACTCCACCGTGGAGGAAG TGTCTCTGCAGGACATCAACATGCGTAAAGCCTTCAGGAGCAGCACCATCCAGGACCAGCAGGTGGTGTCACGGAGCTCCATCCTCAACCCAGTTCTGGAGATGTACCATTGCTGCGACAAGCCGCCACCCCTCAACATCCTGACGCCCTACAG gGACGATACGAAGGATGGCCTTAAGTTCTACACGGACCCGTCATACTTCTTCAGCCTGTGGAGGGAGAAGATGCTTCAGGCCACTGAGAACAAACGCAAGGAGAAGCGACGGCAGAAG gaaCAGAAAAACGTGGAGGAATCTTCAGGACGGGAGGTAAAGAAG GTCCGTAAAGCTCGGAACCGGCGCCAGGAGTGGAATCTGATGGCGTACGATAAGGAGCTCCGCCCAGATGCTCGAGTGACGCCATTGCCGTACCACACCTCTGACGACTCCATGTCACCtgacag GTCAGGGAAATCAGATGACCCCTCCCTTCCGGCGAGCTCCCCCCGCCATGATGGGAAGGGCCATGTAGCCGTGGCGACCAGCGGAACCGGTCAGACGCAGTCACTGGACCGAGCTCTCAGACCCACCTCCGCCTGTTCTGCCGTTACCGCGGCAACTGCCAGGCAGCATTCACTGGGACGCAACCAACCGCATCATCACCACCATGCTCCTCCCACCggctcagccaatcagaacgGAGCACGGACCAACACGGCTAAGGATgccaa TGACCACCACATCCCCCCCGCCCCCCCGTCGCCACCTCCTCTGATGACATCATCAGGACAGATGGCGTTAACCAACAGCTCCGCCCACAGCACTGCCATGGCAACTCCGCTGCACGCTGCTGGTAACCAAGGTAACGACAGTCGGCTAGTTGATGGAAATGAAGCCTCCAGGTGTTCAtgctgtttcctgtttcctgcaggtgGCCCCGCCCTCTGTCACCCCTACAGCCCCTCCCCTCCGCCCCCTCCCCCTGCTAATTACGTCCACTCCCCCTCCCGCCCTGGAGGACAGGCTCCGCCCTCTGCCGCCGTCCCTCCGGTGCCCCTGGCGACGGACAGCAGGAAGCCTGTCAGCGAACCAAACGTACCGATGAACGACGCTCGCAGCGACCTGCTGGCCGCCATACGCAGAG GGATCCAGCTGAGGAAGGTTCAGGAGCAGCGCGAGCAGGAAGAAGCCAAAAAACGAGAACCTGCGGGGAATGACGTGGCGACCATCCTGTCGAGACGCATCGCCGTGGAGTACAGCGAATCAGAGGAGGAGTCTGAGCCCGAGGACCAGGAGTGGTCTGACTGA